In one Aquificaceae bacterium genomic region, the following are encoded:
- the rpmF gene encoding 50S ribosomal protein L32, whose product MAVPKRKTSRWRRDQRRAQNFFAKLSSLSLATCPNCGELMMPHRACPYCGYYKGREVLKTS is encoded by the coding sequence ATGGCAGTTCCAAAGAGAAAAACCTCAAGGTGGAGAAGAGACCAAAGGAGAGCCCAAAACTTTTTCGCAAAGCTGAGTTCCTTGTCCCTTGCTACCTGCCCTAACTGTGGCGAGCTTATGATGCCACACAGAGCTTGCCCATACTGTGGATACTACAAGGGTAGGGAAGTTCTCAAGACTTCATGA
- a CDS encoding YceD family protein, with translation MVKLNLKEIFKTKNRFSQSYVFKPEDLKLPPDLGEIREPVSVYVEITKEKGGYRVNMEIEGYVVLECSRCLTVFHKDIGRHESIRIEPYPTTTTEVLYLKPSELDVSFFEDEEAFDLTELVREQIILSIPMKPLCSPNCNVGLYEDLEERTSTLGDLLKKVNVL, from the coding sequence ATGGTGAAATTAAACCTCAAAGAGATATTTAAAACAAAAAACAGGTTCTCCCAGAGCTACGTTTTCAAGCCAGAAGACCTAAAGCTACCTCCAGACCTTGGTGAGATAAGAGAGCCCGTAAGCGTTTATGTGGAGATAACCAAGGAAAAGGGTGGATATAGGGTAAACATGGAGATTGAAGGCTACGTGGTGCTTGAGTGTAGCAGATGTTTGACCGTGTTCCATAAGGACATAGGCAGGCATGAGTCCATTAGGATAGAGCCATATCCTACTACGACTACGGAAGTGCTATATTTAAAGCCCTCAGAGCTTGATGTGTCCTTCTTTGAGGACGAGGAAGCCTTTGACCTCACAGAGCTTGTAAGAGAGCAGATAATACTTAGCATACCTATGAAGCCCCTTTGCAGTCCTAACTGCAATGTGGGACTCTATGAAGACCTTGAGGAAAGGACCAGCACCCTTGGAGACCTTCTCAAAAAGGTGAATGTGTTATAA
- a CDS encoding YvcK family protein, producing the protein MKLVAIGGGTGLSTLLRGLKEKVGKEIEDLSAIVTVADSGGSTGRLRKIYNMPAPGDIRNCIVALSESEEIMQKLFQFRFKGGELEGHAFGNLFLVALTEITGSFMNAINIASQILRTKGEIIPATLESIQLCAEFSDGKIICGEEDITEYGKHDSVRIKNIWIEPREARAPIDAIAKIESADMIVFGPGSLYTSIIPNLLIQDIREAVNHSLALKVFVVNAMTQPGETDSFSAYDHIKAFKEYAGVERIDVAVVNTKMPSSSVLKRYLEQKQEPVVPDVARIAKEGIEVYTEDLIGDKDDFVRHDPHRLADLIVEIYKKHGVFS; encoded by the coding sequence ATGAAGCTTGTAGCCATTGGAGGAGGAACGGGGCTCTCCACGCTTTTGAGGGGGCTAAAAGAGAAGGTGGGAAAAGAGATTGAAGACCTCTCTGCCATAGTCACGGTGGCGGACAGTGGAGGAAGCACGGGAAGGCTCAGAAAAATATACAACATGCCAGCACCAGGAGACATAAGAAACTGCATTGTTGCTCTTTCGGAGAGCGAGGAGATAATGCAAAAACTTTTTCAGTTTAGGTTCAAAGGTGGAGAGCTTGAGGGTCATGCCTTTGGAAACCTTTTCCTTGTAGCACTTACGGAGATAACAGGTAGCTTTATGAATGCAATAAACATAGCATCACAGATATTAAGGACAAAGGGTGAGATAATACCTGCAACCCTTGAAAGTATCCAGCTTTGTGCGGAGTTTAGCGACGGGAAAATTATTTGTGGTGAAGAGGACATAACCGAGTATGGAAAGCACGACAGCGTAAGAATTAAAAACATATGGATAGAGCCAAGGGAAGCAAGAGCACCCATAGATGCTATTGCAAAGATAGAGTCTGCGGATATGATAGTTTTTGGTCCTGGGAGCTTATATACGAGCATAATCCCTAACCTACTCATTCAGGACATAAGGGAAGCGGTAAACCACTCCTTAGCCCTAAAGGTTTTTGTGGTAAACGCCATGACCCAACCCGGAGAAACCGACAGCTTTAGTGCCTATGACCATATAAAAGCCTTTAAAGAGTATGCAGGTGTTGAGAGGATAGATGTGGCGGTGGTAAACACAAAAATGCCATCAAGTTCTGTTTTGAAGAGGTATTTGGAACAAAAGCAAGAACCCGTAGTGCCAGATGTGGCAAGGATAGCAAAGGAAGGCATAGAAGTATATACAGAGGACTTAATAGGCGATAAGGACGACTTTGTAAGGCACGACCCACACAGGCTTGCGGACCTTATAGTGGAAA